AGTCAAAAACAAAAGGTTTTTCTTCTTCTTTTAAAACTTCCCATGCATTTTTAGAAGTGTAGGATAGCTTTTCGTAAAGCTCTTGGCCGTAAGATTTTTCGCTCATTTTCATACCCTCCAATGTTTTAATGTCGAAAATTCAATGTTCTTATATTATAAATATTTTTCTGCTTCCCACAAACTATGATATCACAATCCTCTTTTTTTGGGTATTAATTTTAATATAAGAGTTCACAAGTTAGAGATAGGATTACTTTGTCATTCACCACTTTAGAAGATATTTCATAAAATTACAGAAGAAAGGTGTGAAAGGCAGCACAAAATGAAAAACGCAAGGGAAATACTCAAATACATAGGACCAGGCCTACTTGTCACAGTAGGATTTATCGACCCTGGAAACTGGGCATCAAACGTAGCTGCTGGCAGTAGCTTTGGTTTAAAGCTTTTGTGGGTTGTACTTCTGTCAACAATAATTCTGATAGTGCTTCAGCACAACGCAGCCCATCTTGGCATTGCAACAGGTCTTTGCTTGGCTGAAGCAACTTCAATCCATCTTAATAAGTATCTTGCAATGGCTGTACTTTCATCTGCCATGCTGGCAACAGTTTCAACTGCTATGGCAGAGATTTTAGGCGGCGCAATTGCTCTTGAGATGCTTTTTAAAATTCCTATCAAACTTGGGTGTTTAATCATTTTGCCTTTTACCATATTTTTCTTGTTTTCTAACTCATATAAAAAGGTTGAAAGGTGGATAATTGCATTTGTCTCGCTGATAGGTCTTTCCTTTTTGATAGAGCTTTTCCTTGTAAAGGTTCCTGTGAGAGATGTTGTTTCTGGCTGGGTAACTCCAAGCATACCTTCTGGCTCCTTGGTTGTTGTTCTTTCAATCCTTGGTGCAGTTGTTATGCCCCACAATTTGTTTTTACACTCTGAAATAATTCAAAGCAGACAATGGAACATTCAAGATGAAAAAATAATAAGACATCAGTTAAAATTTGAATTTGTTGATACACTTTTTTCAATGTTTATTGGATTTTTAATTAACAGCAGCATGATTATCATAGCTCATGCAATATTTTACACAAAAGGTATCACTGTTGAATCACTACCACAGGCTCAGCAAATGTTAAAGCCTATTTTAGGAAATTTCTCTGCAACAATCTTTGCATTTGCTCTTTTGCTGTCCGGCATCTCTTCAAGCATTACAGCTGCGTTCACAGGTGGCACAATCATGGCAGGGTTCTATAAAAGCCCTTATAACATTGAAGAGCTGCCAACCAAGATTGGAATCATCATTCCATTGGTTTTAGCATCCATCATCATACTTTTTATCTCAAATCCGTTCAAAGCTCTGATAATCTCACAGATGCTCTTGAGCTTACAGCTGCCAATTACAATCATTCTTCAAATTTACCTGACATCATCTAAAAAAGTTATGGGCAAGTTTGCAAACTCCTTAGCAGATAAAATAATTCTTTTGATTGTGGCAGCAGTTGTAATCGGACTTGATGTTTTTCTACTCATCACATCTTTATAAAAAATAAAAGTGGGCAGATGAAAGTAAAAACCTTTTGTCTGCCCACTTCTACTTTACTTTTTATTTCCTTGAAGAATAGTCGCGAATGAAATTCTCTATTGAACGGTCATACGTTCTTTCTGCCTCTTTAGAAAAATAACATGCAGGGAGCTGTCCATTTTTCCTGTGATAGTGCAAACATTCGCAGCATCTTCCTTTCCTTGAACACGGTTCATAAGTACATGTACATATTGAAAGGTTTTTTGAAAGTGTGCACTCCATATTATCTTTCTCCCCCTTTTTACTGAAGTTTTATCTTCTTTATTTTCTTTTCGAAAAAGATATATAAAAAATACCCTTTTTCAATACTATTATCTTCTATAAACCTTTCGATGTCAAATTCAAATATGCAAGCTCTTGATCTTCTTATAATCTCTTTTGGTTCTCCGAGGTCCTGGTATTCTGTAGCTTGATATATTGCTTGTTTAATTCTTTCTTTCTCCTCTTTCGATATTGCCAATTCCTCAGGCAAAAATTCTTCCGGAAACCTTCTTAGAATGTCGAATCTGAACAAGTTGTTCAATATAGCCTTGTCCAAAAAAACAAAGTCATCTTTTACAGCTCTGTAAAGCTCTTTTACAAACTCTCTTGTATTTAAACTGCTATCTACTTTGCTTGAAAGCTTTTCAAAAAATTCTGAAGGAGAGACTTTTTGAAAGATGTATCTTAAAGTACAGTAAAGATACTGTCTATTGTAAACTTTATCTACCAAATCTTCTATCTTTTTAAGCTTATAAATCTCTTCAAAGCTAATAAAGCTATTTGAGATAACTTCATATGGCGGGTCTTTGAAAAATTCATAATTGTATTTAGTTGCTTCATTTCTTATTTTTGTCCCTTTTAACATCTTCAAAAATCCAAGCTGAACTTCATCGGCAAAATAAAGTATGGTCCTGTCAAGACTTTTTTTAAAACTCAAAAAATCCTCAAATGGCAAGCCCGCTATTAAATCAAGATGAACAATAGCCTTTTTGTTTTCCATAAGCTTTTTCAAGTTTTTATCTATTCTATCTATATCATAAAATCTATCTATTGCATCAAGAGTTTGTGGATTGAAACTCTGAAGACCTATTTCAAGTCTGAAAAGATTCTCTTTAGAACTATTTATTGCATTGATAATGTCATTGCCTAAAAGTGTTGGGTCTATTTCAAAGTGTACTTGAGTAGACTGCGAATTTTGTTTGCAAAACTCTATTATTCTTATAGCTCTTTCTTTATTTGCGTTAAATGTCCTGTCAACAAACTTTATGAGTCTCACTTGCTTTTTAAAAAGATAGTCAAGCTCTTCAAAGACCTTTTCAAGAGGCGTAAATCGAACACCTTTTTCAATTGAAGAAAGACAATAGGAACATCTAAAAGGACAGCCTCTGCTACTTTCATAGTAATAGATTCTACTCTGGTCTAAATTCTCGTTCTTGTACGCAAAAGGAAGTTTACTCAAATCAAACGGAGGATATTCTTTTTGGGTGTATTGCCTACCTGTTGCGATATGCTCACATAAATCTAAAAAAGGGTACTCTCCCTCTCCTCTGATAATAAAATCCACAAACTTCCACTCTTCAAGGCTATCAAAATACACCTCTGGCCCACCAAGAATTATTTTTATGCTTTTTTGTGCCTTTTTTAATCCTTCAACAAGCTTTTCGACATAGTTTCTGTTCCAGATATATGTTGAAATTGCAACATATTCAGGTTTTTTACTCAAAATTTCAAAAATTACATCTTGCAAAGGCTGATTAATATTAAACTCAATGTAGTCACATGGATAGTTTTCTTTGCAGAGCTGATAAAGGTATCTTACTGCTAAATTTGTATGAACATAC
The DNA window shown above is from Caldicellulosiruptor owensensis OL and carries:
- a CDS encoding B12-binding domain-containing radical SAM protein, whose translation is MILLVAINSKYVHTNLAVRYLYQLCKENYPCDYIEFNINQPLQDVIFEILSKKPEYVAISTYIWNRNYVEKLVEGLKKAQKSIKIILGGPEVYFDSLEEWKFVDFIIRGEGEYPFLDLCEHIATGRQYTQKEYPPFDLSKLPFAYKNENLDQSRIYYYESSRGCPFRCSYCLSSIEKGVRFTPLEKVFEELDYLFKKQVRLIKFVDRTFNANKERAIRIIEFCKQNSQSTQVHFEIDPTLLGNDIINAINSSKENLFRLEIGLQSFNPQTLDAIDRFYDIDRIDKNLKKLMENKKAIVHLDLIAGLPFEDFLSFKKSLDRTILYFADEVQLGFLKMLKGTKIRNEATKYNYEFFKDPPYEVISNSFISFEEIYKLKKIEDLVDKVYNRQYLYCTLRYIFQKVSPSEFFEKLSSKVDSSLNTREFVKELYRAVKDDFVFLDKAILNNLFRFDILRRFPEEFLPEELAISKEEKERIKQAIYQATEYQDLGEPKEIIRRSRACIFEFDIERFIEDNSIEKGYFLYIFFEKKIKKIKLQ
- a CDS encoding Nramp family divalent metal transporter is translated as MKNAREILKYIGPGLLVTVGFIDPGNWASNVAAGSSFGLKLLWVVLLSTIILIVLQHNAAHLGIATGLCLAEATSIHLNKYLAMAVLSSAMLATVSTAMAEILGGAIALEMLFKIPIKLGCLIILPFTIFFLFSNSYKKVERWIIAFVSLIGLSFLIELFLVKVPVRDVVSGWVTPSIPSGSLVVVLSILGAVVMPHNLFLHSEIIQSRQWNIQDEKIIRHQLKFEFVDTLFSMFIGFLINSSMIIIAHAIFYTKGITVESLPQAQQMLKPILGNFSATIFAFALLLSGISSSITAAFTGGTIMAGFYKSPYNIEELPTKIGIIIPLVLASIIILFISNPFKALIISQMLLSLQLPITIILQIYLTSSKKVMGKFANSLADKIILLIVAAVVIGLDVFLLITSL
- a CDS encoding DUF6485 family protein, which encodes MECTLSKNLSICTCTYEPCSRKGRCCECLHYHRKNGQLPACYFSKEAERTYDRSIENFIRDYSSRK